From the genome of Haloterrigena sp. KLK7, one region includes:
- a CDS encoding catalase, whose amino-acid sequence MAEDDTSPDGRDGEPNDDADRDDAPDDAERTEMADGGADESRSDSESGQAGSSDDGAVDENSKQEQLDGVRENPEGETLTTDHGAKISDTENSLKAGERGPTIMEDFHFREKMTQFDHESIPERVVHARGSGAHGYFQPYEDPDLGDEFDDIEELTKAKVLTDSDQKTPVFTRFSTVVGSRGSPDTVRDVRGFATKFYTEEGNWDLVGNNIPVFFIQDAMEFPDLVHAIKPEPDDAVPQASSAHDTFWDFASLKPEITHMIMWVLSGRALPRAYRMMQGFGVHTFRLVNDDGDAKFVKFHWTPELDTSQLVWDETQKIAGKNPDFNRQDLYDVIEAGHELEWELGVQIFDEDEAAEFDFDVLDPTKIVPETEVPVRPIGKMVLNETPDNFFAEVEQVAFHPGNVVPGIDFTNDPLLQGRLFSYQDTQLNRFNSANWDEIPINRPIAERHNNQRAGFMRQEINEGKVSYKPNSIDDDQPAEATEDEGGYEHFAEKISGEKIRNRSESFMDHFSQARLFWNSMTEPEKQHIVDAARFELGKVDRMEIRERMVYDLFNNVDHEFAKRVAEGIDVDPPAEPGDEMPTHDHEDPRLSINERRDADSIETRTVAVLVDDGYDGEDLETVRSTLEEAGARVNVVSKKLGDKESESGDSVAADESHATAESVLVDAVFVPGGEDSVDALVEQGEAKHFVTEAFKHKKPIAALGEGIDLLEAVDLPDIEIADDGEMASSDGVVTGRSDDREAFAEAFVDAIAEHRHWERSPKEVPA is encoded by the coding sequence ATGGCAGAAGACGATACATCCCCTGACGGACGAGACGGAGAACCGAACGATGACGCGGACCGAGACGACGCGCCGGACGACGCGGAGCGAACGGAGATGGCCGACGGCGGCGCCGACGAGTCGCGATCCGACTCCGAATCGGGTCAGGCCGGCAGCAGCGACGACGGTGCCGTCGACGAGAACAGCAAACAGGAGCAACTCGACGGCGTTCGCGAGAACCCCGAGGGCGAAACGCTGACGACCGACCACGGCGCCAAGATCAGCGACACGGAGAACTCCCTGAAGGCCGGCGAGCGGGGGCCGACGATCATGGAGGACTTCCACTTCCGGGAGAAGATGACGCAGTTCGACCACGAGTCGATCCCGGAACGGGTCGTCCACGCCCGCGGCAGCGGCGCCCACGGCTACTTCCAGCCCTACGAAGATCCCGACCTCGGCGACGAATTCGACGACATCGAGGAGCTGACGAAGGCGAAAGTCCTGACTGACTCCGACCAGAAGACGCCGGTCTTCACTCGCTTCTCGACGGTCGTCGGCTCGAGAGGATCCCCCGACACGGTTCGGGACGTCCGCGGGTTCGCGACCAAGTTCTACACCGAGGAGGGCAACTGGGACCTGGTCGGGAACAACATCCCCGTCTTCTTCATTCAGGACGCGATGGAGTTCCCGGATCTGGTCCACGCGATCAAGCCCGAACCCGACGACGCCGTCCCGCAGGCCTCGTCGGCCCACGACACCTTCTGGGACTTCGCCTCGCTCAAGCCCGAGATCACCCATATGATCATGTGGGTACTGTCGGGACGCGCCCTCCCTCGCGCGTATCGGATGATGCAGGGGTTCGGCGTCCACACCTTCCGGCTGGTCAACGACGACGGCGACGCGAAGTTCGTCAAGTTCCACTGGACGCCGGAACTCGACACCAGCCAGCTCGTCTGGGACGAGACGCAGAAGATCGCCGGCAAGAACCCCGACTTCAACCGCCAGGACCTCTACGACGTCATCGAGGCGGGCCACGAACTCGAGTGGGAGTTAGGGGTACAGATCTTCGACGAGGACGAGGCCGCCGAGTTCGATTTCGACGTCCTCGACCCGACCAAGATCGTCCCCGAGACCGAGGTCCCGGTGCGTCCGATCGGGAAGATGGTCTTGAACGAGACGCCGGACAACTTCTTCGCGGAAGTCGAGCAGGTCGCGTTCCACCCCGGCAACGTCGTGCCGGGGATCGACTTCACGAACGATCCGCTCCTGCAGGGCCGGCTCTTCTCCTATCAGGACACCCAGCTCAACCGGTTCAACAGCGCGAACTGGGACGAGATCCCGATCAACCGACCGATCGCCGAGCGTCACAACAACCAGCGGGCCGGCTTCATGCGCCAGGAGATCAACGAGGGCAAGGTCTCATACAAACCCAACTCGATCGACGACGACCAGCCCGCGGAGGCCACCGAGGACGAGGGCGGCTACGAGCACTTCGCCGAGAAAATCTCCGGCGAGAAGATCCGCAATCGCAGCGAGAGCTTCATGGATCACTTCTCGCAGGCCCGGCTGTTCTGGAACAGCATGACCGAGCCCGAGAAACAGCACATCGTCGACGCGGCCCGCTTCGAACTCGGGAAGGTCGATCGCATGGAAATCCGCGAACGGATGGTCTACGACCTGTTCAACAACGTCGACCACGAGTTCGCCAAACGGGTCGCGGAGGGGATCGACGTCGACCCGCCGGCGGAACCCGGCGACGAGATGCCGACCCACGACCACGAGGATCCGCGACTGAGCATCAACGAGCGCCGCGACGCCGACTCCATCGAGACGCGAACGGTCGCCGTCCTCGTCGACGACGGCTACGACGGCGAGGACCTCGAGACGGTCAGGTCGACGCTAGAGGAAGCGGGCGCCCGCGTGAACGTCGTCTCGAAGAAACTCGGCGACAAGGAATCCGAGAGCGGCGACTCGGTCGCGGCCGACGAGAGCCACGCGACCGCCGAGTCGGTGCTGGTCGACGCGGTCTTCGTCCCCGGCGGCGAGGACAGCGTCGACGCCCTCGTCGAGCAGGGCGAGGCGAAACACTTCGTCACCGAGGCGTTCAAACACAAGAAACCGATCGCCGCCCTCGGCGAGGGAATCGACCTGCTCGAGGCGGTCGACCTGCCCGATATCGAGATCGCCGACGACGGCGAGATGGCCTCGTCGGACGGCGTGGTGACGGGGCGGAGCGACGACCGCGAGGCGTTCGCCGAGGCGTTCGTCGACGCGATCGCCGAGCACCGCCACTGGGAGCGGAGTCCGAAGGAAGTTCCAGCGTAG
- a CDS encoding HalOD1 output domain-containing protein, whose product MLLTADSTDATATNSLSFEVITAVAEREGIDPMEIEPPEYEALYDVVNPEALDSLFAPREDGTSRGSGRVEFVFCGYRVVVTSDGDVDVLEAEDGR is encoded by the coding sequence ATGCTACTCACAGCCGACTCCACTGACGCGACCGCCACGAACTCGCTCAGCTTCGAAGTCATCACTGCCGTCGCCGAACGGGAGGGCATCGATCCGATGGAGATCGAACCGCCGGAGTACGAAGCGCTGTACGACGTCGTCAACCCGGAAGCTCTCGATTCCCTCTTCGCGCCGCGAGAGGACGGCACGAGTCGAGGCTCGGGTCGAGTAGAATTCGTTTTCTGTGGCTATCGCGTCGTCGTCACCAGCGACGGTGACGTCGACGTTCTCGAGGCCGAGGACGGCCGATAA
- a CDS encoding ribonuclease H-like domain-containing protein: protein MRIENSFIPVRGVGETTERKLWQHGITHWDEFDGSVVGDTLADRIHSFIEEGRTHLERGDVSPFAEQLPASSRWRCYENVREETCFLDIETTGLDASTNDVTTVSVHRGGETKTFVKDRDLTARRLETELEQSSLLVTFNGQRFDVPFLETCYDIDVATPHVDLMYPCKQLGLDGGLKAIERDLGIDRDRPDLSGRDAVRLWHEYERGDESALETLVEYNRSDTRNMEPLMEIVADRLHEDVFEAACADE from the coding sequence GTGCGAATCGAGAACAGTTTCATCCCCGTCCGCGGCGTCGGGGAGACCACCGAACGCAAACTCTGGCAACACGGAATCACCCACTGGGACGAGTTCGACGGCAGCGTCGTCGGCGACACGTTGGCCGATCGCATCCACTCGTTCATCGAGGAGGGGCGGACCCACCTCGAGCGAGGCGACGTCTCCCCGTTCGCCGAGCAACTGCCGGCCTCGAGTCGCTGGCGGTGCTACGAGAACGTCCGCGAGGAGACCTGCTTTCTGGACATCGAGACGACCGGACTCGACGCGTCCACCAACGACGTCACGACCGTCAGCGTCCACCGCGGCGGCGAGACGAAGACCTTCGTCAAGGACCGAGACCTGACGGCCCGTCGGCTCGAGACCGAACTCGAGCAGTCGTCGCTGCTGGTCACCTTCAACGGCCAGCGGTTCGACGTCCCCTTCCTCGAGACGTGCTACGACATCGACGTGGCGACGCCGCACGTCGATCTCATGTACCCCTGCAAACAACTCGGCCTCGACGGCGGGCTGAAGGCGATCGAGCGCGATCTCGGCATCGATCGCGACAGGCCCGACCTCAGCGGCCGCGACGCCGTGCGCCTCTGGCACGAGTACGAGCGAGGCGACGAGAGCGCCCTCGAGACGCTCGTGGAGTACAACCGGTCCGACACCCGAAACATGGAACCGCTGATGGAGATCGTCGCGGACCGGCTCCACGAGGACGTGTTCGAGGCGGCGTGCGCCGACGAGTAG
- a CDS encoding AAA family ATPase: MEVNAELLGGAAVTVFLALLFFGVVVLWDVALALRSVGDKIDKLEDNIDDDLTDIGHSLDNISNGRGGGGGTQLHLSGGTISSGPNPGQGQAQGQPAQSAQRPGTRAAGGGPQPSEPRQTARRPRGGSAGAGGVEAATATDPDAGIDPTRADTAADGPRATGGVDEGTAASRAADGAGVAGGVEPATDGTEPGADSTSVAEADEPTTDPDETTDGPDTTDGDAVAADDLTDEPDADAARETETNIDALTDETANERSHPRAARNRGRFVAPSDRTAWYAIELERDAIADTGPVIAGELTDGSETDGDDAVIAAGPVESAATDETTASAVDADGFEDSDSSETTDDSVVAAPPAETVDAEPIDREPAAPAADDTDDGEGEREADRADEDETDGEVEAETDAESVATDIDDSTVSTPSAFSFEETEATDSLSDEAAEAATDDGGDDSAAETDAEDDASARPTTGTGLEPVDESDAGSDDEPAVDAADPLAGDATAFEFDDEDLEDVTVEEAVETINEDAPAPELSSHRFDVSAEVYGSDGVGNGDGDGADSDGLARDDGGENTVLTYEFETDTVEISGSTKRLLQYQLRSFADRDATPEADVTIGRDRIVIEIPDSDGDAVQRWSEAAVGIIDRTLYLSDNSSDDS; the protein is encoded by the coding sequence ATGGAAGTCAATGCTGAGCTTCTCGGCGGAGCTGCCGTCACCGTCTTCCTCGCGCTCCTCTTCTTCGGCGTCGTCGTGCTATGGGACGTCGCACTGGCGTTGCGGAGTGTCGGTGACAAGATCGACAAGCTAGAGGACAATATCGACGACGATCTGACGGATATCGGCCACTCCCTGGACAACATCTCGAACGGGCGGGGCGGCGGCGGTGGGACCCAACTGCATCTCAGCGGCGGGACCATCAGCTCCGGCCCGAATCCCGGACAGGGACAGGCGCAGGGACAGCCGGCACAGTCCGCACAGCGTCCGGGGACGCGAGCGGCCGGCGGCGGACCACAGCCGTCGGAACCGCGACAGACGGCCCGGCGACCGCGCGGTGGAAGTGCCGGCGCCGGTGGCGTCGAAGCGGCGACGGCGACGGATCCCGATGCCGGAATCGATCCGACGAGAGCCGATACCGCGGCGGACGGGCCGCGCGCTACCGGCGGTGTTGACGAGGGAACGGCCGCTTCCCGTGCCGCCGACGGGGCCGGTGTCGCCGGCGGGGTCGAGCCAGCGACCGACGGCACTGAACCGGGGGCCGACAGCACGAGTGTCGCCGAGGCCGACGAACCGACGACGGATCCGGACGAGACGACGGACGGTCCAGACACCACTGACGGCGACGCCGTCGCAGCCGACGATCTGACCGACGAACCGGACGCCGACGCCGCCCGAGAGACGGAGACGAATATCGACGCCCTCACCGACGAGACGGCGAACGAACGGTCGCATCCGCGGGCGGCGCGGAATCGGGGCCGGTTCGTCGCGCCGTCCGATCGGACGGCGTGGTACGCGATCGAACTCGAGCGCGATGCGATCGCCGACACGGGACCGGTGATCGCCGGTGAACTGACCGACGGCTCGGAGACGGACGGCGACGACGCGGTCATCGCTGCCGGTCCAGTCGAATCGGCTGCGACCGACGAGACGACCGCGTCCGCCGTGGACGCCGACGGGTTCGAGGACAGTGACTCGAGCGAGACGACCGACGATTCCGTCGTGGCGGCGCCGCCGGCCGAAACGGTCGACGCCGAACCGATCGATCGGGAACCGGCAGCGCCAGCGGCCGACGACACGGACGACGGCGAGGGCGAACGCGAAGCCGATCGCGCGGACGAGGACGAAACCGATGGCGAGGTCGAGGCGGAAACCGACGCCGAATCGGTCGCGACCGATATCGACGACTCGACGGTCTCGACGCCCAGTGCGTTCTCGTTCGAGGAGACCGAGGCGACCGATTCGCTATCGGACGAGGCGGCCGAGGCGGCGACCGACGACGGTGGCGACGACTCCGCCGCAGAAACCGACGCCGAAGACGACGCGAGCGCCCGGCCGACGACGGGGACGGGACTCGAGCCCGTCGACGAGAGTGACGCCGGTTCGGACGACGAGCCGGCGGTCGACGCGGCCGACCCGCTCGCCGGCGATGCGACCGCCTTCGAGTTCGACGACGAGGACCTCGAGGACGTGACGGTCGAGGAGGCCGTCGAGACGATCAACGAGGACGCACCGGCGCCGGAGCTCTCGAGCCACCGGTTCGACGTCTCGGCGGAAGTCTACGGCTCCGACGGAGTCGGGAACGGCGACGGCGACGGAGCCGATTCCGACGGCCTGGCGCGCGACGACGGCGGCGAAAACACCGTCCTGACCTACGAGTTCGAGACGGACACCGTCGAGATCAGCGGGTCGACGAAACGCTTGCTCCAGTACCAGTTGCGGAGCTTCGCCGACCGCGACGCGACGCCCGAGGCCGACGTGACGATCGGTCGCGATCGGATCGTCATCGAGATTCCCGACTCGGACGGCGACGCCGTCCAGCGCTGGAGTGAGGCGGCCGTCGGCATCATCGACCGGACGCTCTATCTCTCGGACAACAGCTCCGACGACAGCTGA
- a CDS encoding nucleic acid-binding protein — protein MTMEAYKYEDGSISYPGHPRGPGGTEPVETIDLSEYTGEVVTWTTSTATPPGVRQPNTLAIVEFTIDGESVRAIGQVTTDDLETGDEVEPVSVEELREPGAGIREPESQDWGGYRFEPV, from the coding sequence ATGACCATGGAAGCGTACAAGTACGAAGACGGTTCGATCAGCTACCCCGGCCACCCCCGCGGTCCCGGCGGCACCGAGCCGGTGGAGACGATCGACCTCAGCGAGTACACCGGCGAAGTCGTCACCTGGACGACCAGCACGGCGACGCCCCCCGGCGTCCGCCAACCGAACACGCTCGCGATCGTCGAGTTCACTATTGACGGCGAATCGGTCCGCGCGATCGGTCAAGTGACGACCGACGACCTCGAGACCGGCGACGAAGTCGAACCCGTCTCCGTCGAGGAACTCCGCGAGCCCGGCGCCGGCATCCGCGAACCCGAGAGCCAGGACTGGGGCGGCTACCGGTTCGAGCCGGTTTAG
- a CDS encoding thiolase C-terminal domain-containing protein: MERVAIIGASMTQFGQREGEWVLDLLAEAGLECLEDSGVDASDVEHLYVSNMASGEFEGQTGVPNALAHDIDAIPAYTQRVDQTSSSGGAGIYAAWQSVASGASDMTMLVGGEKMTHRTTGEATDVIASLTHPAEYKHGVTLPSFAGLTARHYLERFDAPRESLAKVAVKNHRNGVDNPKAQFQKEIDEETALESPIVADPLRLYDFCPITDGSAALMLCPEEVAREYTDDYVVISGIDGATDTHVVHEREDPTVMGGVVESGKGAYEMSGYGPDDIDVAELHDMFTILEFLQMEGLGFAEQGEAWKLVEEGYTERDTGELPINTSGGLKSKGHPLGASGVAQGVEIYEQLMGEAGPRQVDADVGLCCNVGGFGNCVITTIMEAAR, from the coding sequence ATGGAACGTGTTGCAATCATCGGTGCGTCGATGACCCAGTTCGGGCAACGCGAGGGGGAGTGGGTCCTCGACCTCCTCGCGGAGGCCGGCCTCGAGTGTCTCGAGGATTCGGGCGTCGACGCCAGCGACGTCGAGCACCTGTACGTGTCGAACATGGCCAGCGGCGAGTTCGAGGGACAGACCGGCGTCCCGAACGCGTTGGCCCACGACATCGACGCGATACCGGCGTACACCCAGCGGGTCGACCAGACGAGTTCCAGCGGCGGCGCGGGGATCTACGCCGCCTGGCAGTCGGTGGCAAGCGGCGCCAGCGACATGACGATGCTCGTCGGCGGCGAGAAGATGACCCACCGGACGACCGGCGAGGCGACCGACGTCATCGCGTCGCTGACCCATCCCGCGGAGTACAAACACGGTGTAACGCTCCCGTCGTTCGCGGGACTCACCGCCCGCCACTACCTCGAGCGGTTCGACGCGCCCCGAGAGAGCCTCGCGAAGGTCGCCGTCAAGAACCACAGGAACGGCGTCGACAATCCGAAGGCGCAGTTCCAGAAGGAGATCGACGAGGAGACCGCCCTCGAGTCGCCGATCGTCGCCGATCCGCTGCGGCTGTACGACTTCTGTCCGATCACGGACGGCTCCGCGGCGCTGATGCTCTGTCCCGAGGAGGTGGCCCGGGAGTACACGGACGACTACGTCGTCATTTCGGGGATCGACGGCGCCACTGATACGCACGTCGTCCACGAGCGCGAGGATCCGACCGTGATGGGCGGCGTCGTCGAGAGCGGGAAGGGCGCCTACGAGATGAGCGGCTACGGCCCCGACGATATCGACGTCGCCGAACTCCACGACATGTTCACCATCCTCGAGTTCCTCCAGATGGAGGGGCTCGGCTTCGCCGAGCAGGGCGAAGCGTGGAAACTCGTCGAAGAGGGCTACACCGAGCGGGATACGGGCGAGCTGCCGATCAACACCTCCGGCGGACTCAAGTCGAAGGGCCACCCGCTGGGCGCCAGCGGCGTCGCACAGGGCGTCGAGATCTACGAACAGCTGATGGGCGAAGCGGGGCCGCGACAGGTCGACGCGGACGTCGGGCTGTGCTGTAACGTCGGCGGCTTCGGTAACTGCGTTATCACGACCATCATGGAGGCAGCACGATGA
- the hflX gene encoding GTPase HflX, producing MRAIIAKRVDSGTPDTSEIRDLAEAAGYTVVGEITQSRTADPALQLGEGKAEALADEVAATDATTVIFDNRLGPYQTYNLGQLLPEGVEVIDRFTLILEIFGQRAQTRKAQLQVELAELRYELPRAEAKTSLAKRDEHPGFMGLGEYDESRERDIKDQISRIKDELEQIERTEEHRRERRRDSGFDLVALAGYTNAGKSTLLRQLADDLTVEENEDLHPDLDATAESQDKLFTTLGTTTRRAAIEPRDVLVTDTVGFISDLPHWLVESFKSTLDSVYRADLVLLVVDVSEDVDEIHEKLVTCHDTLYERNEAPIVTVLNKIDKIDDEELREKREALSSLAPNPVTVSAREGENVDAVLERINEELPGWEAERLLLPMTEDTMSVVSWLHDNAHVEEVTYGDEDVIVSFEARPAVISQARSRASELRTAAAESA from the coding sequence ATGAGAGCAATCATCGCCAAGCGCGTCGATTCGGGAACGCCCGACACGAGTGAGATCCGCGACCTCGCCGAGGCCGCGGGGTATACCGTCGTCGGTGAGATCACCCAGTCGCGGACGGCCGACCCCGCCCTCCAGCTGGGCGAGGGGAAAGCCGAGGCGCTCGCCGACGAGGTCGCCGCGACCGACGCGACGACCGTCATCTTCGACAACCGGCTCGGACCCTACCAGACGTACAACCTCGGGCAACTGCTCCCCGAGGGCGTCGAGGTAATCGACCGGTTCACGCTGATTCTCGAGATTTTCGGCCAGCGCGCCCAGACCCGCAAGGCGCAGCTACAGGTCGAACTGGCAGAACTCCGCTACGAACTGCCCCGCGCCGAGGCCAAGACCAGCCTCGCGAAACGGGACGAGCACCCCGGCTTCATGGGGCTGGGCGAGTACGACGAGAGCCGCGAGCGGGACATCAAGGACCAGATCAGCCGGATCAAGGACGAACTCGAGCAGATCGAGCGGACCGAGGAGCACCGCCGGGAGCGCCGGCGCGACTCCGGGTTCGATCTGGTCGCGCTGGCGGGGTACACCAACGCCGGCAAGTCGACCCTGTTGCGCCAACTCGCCGACGACCTCACGGTCGAGGAGAACGAGGACCTCCACCCGGACCTGGACGCGACCGCCGAGTCCCAAGACAAACTGTTCACGACGCTGGGGACGACGACCCGGCGCGCGGCCATCGAGCCCCGCGACGTGCTGGTGACCGACACCGTCGGCTTCATCAGCGACCTCCCCCACTGGCTGGTCGAGTCGTTCAAGTCGACGCTCGATTCGGTCTACCGGGCGGACCTCGTCTTGCTCGTGGTCGACGTCAGCGAGGACGTCGACGAGATCCACGAGAAGCTCGTGACGTGTCACGACACCCTCTACGAGCGCAACGAGGCGCCGATCGTGACCGTCCTGAACAAGATCGACAAGATCGACGACGAGGAACTCCGGGAGAAACGCGAGGCCCTCTCGTCGCTCGCGCCGAATCCGGTCACCGTCAGCGCGCGGGAGGGCGAGAACGTCGACGCCGTCCTCGAGCGCATCAACGAGGAACTGCCCGGCTGGGAGGCCGAACGCCTCCTCCTGCCGATGACCGAGGACACGATGAGCGTGGTCTCGTGGCTCCACGACAACGCCCACGTCGAGGAGGTCACCTACGGCGACGAGGACGTTATCGTCTCCTTCGAGGCCCGGCCGGCGGTCATCTCGCAGGCGCGCTCGCGGGCCAGCGAGCTGCGGACGGCGGCCGCGGAATCGGCCTAA
- a CDS encoding FUN14 domain-containing protein has translation MLDVDPTALGLEFGGSAVVGGLLGFATKQIAKLLAIIVGVELMAFRYLESQEIVIVDWNRLSAGLLETGDRAQEGVHWLVSTLSMLSVGAGFASGFLIGYHRG, from the coding sequence ATGCTAGACGTCGATCCGACGGCGCTGGGCCTCGAGTTCGGGGGCAGTGCGGTCGTCGGAGGGCTGCTGGGATTCGCGACGAAACAGATCGCGAAACTGCTCGCGATCATCGTCGGGGTCGAGCTGATGGCCTTTCGCTACCTCGAGTCCCAGGAGATCGTTATCGTCGACTGGAACCGTCTCTCGGCGGGCCTGCTCGAGACGGGGGACCGCGCACAGGAGGGCGTTCACTGGCTCGTCTCGACGCTCTCGATGCTGTCGGTGGGGGCCGGCTTCGCCAGCGGCTTCCTGATCGGCTACCACCGCGGCTGA
- a CDS encoding ribosome assembly factor SBDS translates to MISLDEAVTARLESHGARFEVLVDPDAALEIKRDEFDGDLEDVIAAEDVFEDASRGDRPAEDDLENVFDTTDPLEIIPEVIKEGEIQITADQRREMQEQKRKQLIDTIARNAVNPQMDNAPHPPERIENALEQAGFTVDPMEPVESQVDDALDDLRPVIPIRFEEVTVAVQIPAEYAGSAQAQVRQFGDLEREEWQADGSWIGVITFPAGMQNDFYDVVNEHSSGEAETEIIKDKDDLKTR, encoded by the coding sequence ATGATATCGCTCGACGAGGCGGTGACGGCGCGACTCGAGTCACACGGGGCGCGCTTCGAGGTGCTCGTAGATCCGGACGCGGCACTGGAGATCAAACGCGACGAGTTCGACGGCGATCTCGAGGACGTGATCGCCGCCGAGGACGTCTTCGAGGACGCCTCGCGAGGCGATCGACCCGCCGAGGACGATCTCGAGAACGTCTTCGACACGACCGATCCCCTCGAGATCATCCCCGAGGTGATCAAGGAGGGGGAGATCCAGATCACGGCCGATCAGCGCCGCGAGATGCAAGAACAGAAGCGCAAGCAGTTGATCGACACCATCGCGCGCAACGCGGTCAATCCCCAGATGGACAACGCGCCCCACCCGCCCGAGCGCATCGAGAACGCCTTAGAGCAGGCCGGGTTCACGGTCGATCCGATGGAACCCGTCGAGAGTCAGGTCGACGACGCGCTCGACGATCTGCGCCCCGTCATTCCGATCCGGTTCGAGGAGGTGACGGTCGCGGTCCAGATCCCCGCCGAGTACGCCGGCAGCGCGCAGGCGCAGGTCCGCCAGTTCGGCGACTTAGAGCGCGAGGAGTGGCAGGCCGACGGCTCGTGGATCGGCGTCATCACCTTCCCCGCGGGAATGCAAAACGACTTCTACGACGTCGTCAACGAACACTCCAGCGGCGAGGCCGAGACGGAGATCATCAAGGACAAGGACGATCTGAAGACGCGATAG
- the psmA gene encoding archaeal proteasome endopeptidase complex subunit alpha, which translates to MQGQAQQQAYDRGITIFSPDGRLYQVEYAREAVKRGTASIGVRTSDGVVLAVDKRVPSPLLEDSSVEKIHKADDHIGIASAGHVADARQLIDFARRQTQVNQLRYGEPIGVETLTKEVTDHIQQYTQVGGARPFGVALIVGGIQNGEPRLFETDPSGTPYEWKALAVGADRGELQEYLEENYDAEADLDGGIALALDALASVNDGSLLPTEVGLATVDVETESFEQFDYDRIESHLEENDILDEGDETDDAAEEE; encoded by the coding sequence ATGCAGGGACAAGCCCAACAGCAGGCGTACGACCGCGGCATCACGATCTTCTCGCCCGACGGCCGACTCTACCAGGTCGAGTACGCTCGCGAGGCGGTCAAGCGAGGAACGGCGAGCATCGGCGTTCGAACGAGCGACGGCGTCGTGCTGGCCGTCGACAAACGAGTCCCCTCCCCGCTGCTCGAGGACTCGAGCGTCGAGAAGATTCACAAGGCCGACGACCACATCGGCATCGCCAGCGCGGGCCACGTCGCCGACGCCCGCCAGCTGATCGACTTCGCGCGCCGCCAGACGCAGGTCAACCAGCTGCGCTACGGCGAGCCGATCGGCGTCGAGACGCTGACCAAGGAGGTCACCGACCACATCCAGCAGTACACGCAGGTCGGCGGCGCCCGACCGTTCGGCGTCGCGCTGATCGTCGGCGGGATCCAGAACGGCGAGCCCCGCCTGTTCGAGACCGACCCCTCCGGAACGCCCTACGAGTGGAAGGCCCTGGCCGTCGGCGCCGACCGCGGCGAACTCCAGGAGTACTTAGAGGAGAACTACGACGCAGAAGCCGACCTCGACGGCGGTATCGCGCTCGCGCTCGATGCCCTCGCGTCTGTCAACGACGGCTCCCTCCTGCCGACGGAGGTCGGTCTCGCGACGGTCGACGTCGAGACCGAGTCCTTCGAGCAGTTCGACTACGATCGGATCGAGTCCCACCTCGAGGAGAACGACATCTTAGACGAGGGCGACGAGACCGACGACGCCGCGGAAGAGGAGTAA
- a CDS encoding Rpp14/Pop5 family protein produces the protein MKHLPKHLQPRWRYLAVELETWPDAELDRRAFQRECWYAAQNLLGDPGSAHADMTVMRFDFAGATGEAIVRVRRGETEPARAALACIDEIDGAAVGLRVCGISGTIRAAEEKYLGRRRQDSEERNVVFGNEERVAVLRECVADVRLDEAFTGATDLDYDLA, from the coding sequence ATGAAACACCTCCCGAAACACCTCCAGCCGCGGTGGCGGTACCTCGCCGTCGAACTCGAGACGTGGCCGGACGCCGAACTCGATCGACGAGCGTTCCAGCGGGAGTGCTGGTACGCGGCCCAGAATCTGCTGGGCGATCCGGGCAGCGCCCACGCCGATATGACCGTGATGCGGTTCGATTTCGCCGGTGCCACGGGGGAGGCGATCGTCCGCGTCCGCCGCGGCGAGACCGAACCCGCCCGCGCGGCCCTGGCCTGCATCGACGAGATCGACGGGGCTGCGGTCGGCCTACGGGTCTGCGGTATCAGTGGCACGATCCGTGCCGCTGAAGAAAAGTATTTAGGACGCCGCCGGCAAGATTCCGAGGAGAGAAACGTCGTGTTCGGGAACGAGGAGCGAGTCGCCGTCCTGCGGGAATGCGTTGCAGACGTGCGACTCGATGAGGCGTTCACGGGTGCGACAGACCTCGATTACGATTTAGCGTGA